One region of Candidatus Methylomirabilota bacterium genomic DNA includes:
- a CDS encoding glycosyltransferase family 4 protein translates to MRALHIFPFFGPDLIHGAEYHEYMLSKKLVEVGVEVDVLTTRSKKAEPTSAFSLKWVNEYDEGFEKADDIDIYRFPATFSIPAAMGHVISRLMFRRWQREEGRYGIMIKGSKNLIDYYFQRAVTRPFIYDWLSLLGRGPFSFPLLARIIRSIKRYDVLLVGFMPFAMIWQITHIARVFKKPVVILALFHPDDIYHHFRAYYRCFSKADAILAQTPYSAELFRRLFPGSKPIQVGPGVDDKVFTDPGISGECFRAKYGLVGKKIILFVGRKEPSKRYDLAIEAIDLIDDERVKLVMVGNDVDRKPILSSNVLYLGKVPRGDLLNAYDACDVFLLPSEYESFGMVFLEAWMRKKPVIGNAFCKSVASVIEDGEDGYLCASAEEIAERSAWLISNPALAKRLGEAGYKKVVEHHTWDVVGRNVYDLYGQIVGGSWPASNAQAEMSRSDCIHRGVRGSVQKSFSSGSGLGSTTAVLLPPTAQIIQ, encoded by the coding sequence ATGAGGGCGTTGCACATCTTTCCCTTCTTTGGTCCTGATCTAATCCATGGAGCTGAGTACCACGAGTACATGCTCTCGAAGAAATTGGTCGAGGTAGGGGTTGAGGTAGATGTACTGACGACCCGGTCAAAGAAGGCTGAACCGACCTCTGCGTTTTCGCTCAAATGGGTTAATGAGTATGACGAGGGGTTCGAGAAGGCGGACGACATCGATATCTACCGTTTTCCTGCTACCTTCTCGATTCCGGCAGCGATGGGCCATGTCATCTCTCGACTGATGTTTAGGCGGTGGCAGCGAGAGGAAGGGCGGTATGGGATCATGATCAAGGGCTCGAAGAATTTGATAGATTACTACTTTCAACGAGCTGTCACTCGTCCCTTCATCTATGACTGGCTGAGCCTCTTGGGGCGTGGTCCTTTTTCCTTCCCCCTCCTTGCCCGTATCATACGATCCATCAAACGCTACGATGTCCTCCTCGTGGGCTTCATGCCCTTCGCCATGATCTGGCAGATAACCCATATCGCCAGGGTGTTCAAGAAGCCTGTTGTGATTCTAGCCTTATTCCATCCCGATGACATTTACCATCATTTTAGGGCCTATTACCGGTGCTTTTCCAAGGCGGATGCGATCCTAGCCCAGACTCCTTATAGCGCTGAACTCTTCAGACGGCTCTTTCCAGGTTCTAAGCCGATCCAAGTTGGGCCTGGAGTAGACGATAAGGTTTTTACAGATCCTGGAATCTCTGGGGAGTGCTTTCGAGCGAAGTACGGTTTGGTGGGAAAGAAGATAATCCTGTTCGTGGGTCGGAAGGAACCTTCCAAGCGCTACGACCTAGCCATCGAGGCTATCGATCTCATCGACGACGAGCGGGTCAAACTGGTCATGGTCGGGAACGATGTGGACAGAAAGCCGATCCTTTCGTCTAACGTCCTCTATCTCGGGAAAGTTCCTCGGGGCGATCTACTCAACGCCTATGATGCCTGTGACGTCTTCCTGCTGCCGTCAGAATACGAAAGCTTTGGCATGGTGTTTCTGGAGGCCTGGATGAGGAAGAAGCCGGTAATTGGGAACGCCTTTTGTAAGTCAGTCGCCTCCGTCATCGAGGATGGAGAGGATGGGTATCTGTGCGCGAGTGCCGAGGAGATAGCTGAAAGAAGCGCGTGGTTGATTTCGAACCCTGCGTTGGCCAAGAGGTTAGGAGAGGCAGGCTATAAGAAAGTAGTAGAGCACCATACATGGGATGTGGTCGGCAGGAATGTCTATGACCTCTACGGCCAGATTGTGGGCGGTTCTTGGCCGGCTTCGAACGCTCAGGCTGAGATGTCCCGGTCGGATTGCATCCACCGCGGGGTGCGTGGTTCTGTGCAAAAATCCTTCTCTAGCGGCAGTGGCCTTGGAAGCACTACAGCCGTTTTACTTCCTCCCACCGCGCAGATCATCCAGTAA
- a CDS encoding glycosyltransferase family 2 protein, translating to MESKTVSIIILNLNGEKIIRKCLDHLLKQTYSNFEIIVVDNGSSDGSLVILEEYLSTGKVSVVSSKRNLGVPRGRNLGFLHAKGDIIAYMDNDGYADKNWLEEAVRTLESDEGIGAVASTVFFNKKKIILNGAGGTINLQGYGGDFFFNAPYEFAQFPYEVLYSMAIGMVIRRSVMDQCGPLDPLPIKWYEDTELGIRIWKLGFRVVVSPNAWVDHDIGHSDQFLPDKIYLCEKARIRTVLKYYPLSQLPYWFLREFCHFLHHLKFRWSIPVKAWAWNLFHLPSALKWRLRFTFKRGSFWHLIHPSWRFFPPPVPNNLAFQPDLRRAGSRLISDGTTDLWQLNFGWYDLERDGLISYRWIEPQASAFFHFTSPIRSFSIMLRTPWAQQEVKVVLRRLGEIEPELEVSFTASSSWEERVCSLNLEGGFYELILVTERGFVDPFRRTVGIAVSSVIFW from the coding sequence GTGGAGTCGAAGACTGTTAGCATCATCATCCTGAACCTCAACGGTGAGAAGATCATCAGAAAATGCCTCGATCATCTATTGAAGCAGACGTATTCCAACTTCGAGATTATTGTGGTCGACAACGGCTCCTCGGACGGAAGCCTTGTCATCCTTGAGGAGTACCTGAGTACTGGGAAAGTCTCCGTGGTCAGTAGCAAAAGGAACCTAGGGGTGCCAAGAGGCCGCAACCTTGGCTTCCTCCATGCCAAGGGAGACATCATTGCCTATATGGATAATGATGGATATGCTGATAAAAACTGGCTCGAGGAAGCCGTCCGGACGCTTGAATCGGATGAGGGGATAGGAGCAGTTGCTTCCACGGTATTTTTCAACAAAAAGAAGATCATCCTGAATGGAGCAGGAGGGACGATAAACTTACAGGGCTACGGGGGGGACTTCTTTTTTAATGCCCCATATGAGTTTGCCCAGTTCCCTTATGAGGTCCTCTACTCTATGGCAATTGGAATGGTGATCCGGAGAAGCGTGATGGATCAATGCGGACCGCTCGACCCTCTTCCCATCAAATGGTACGAGGACACAGAGCTAGGGATCAGGATCTGGAAGCTGGGGTTCCGGGTAGTCGTCTCGCCAAACGCCTGGGTGGATCATGATATAGGCCATTCTGACCAGTTCCTTCCGGATAAGATCTACCTCTGCGAAAAGGCAAGGATCCGAACAGTCCTTAAGTATTATCCCCTGAGCCAGCTACCTTATTGGTTTCTTCGAGAATTCTGTCACTTTCTGCATCATCTCAAATTCCGTTGGAGCATCCCAGTCAAAGCTTGGGCATGGAACCTTTTCCACCTTCCTTCTGCTCTGAAATGGCGTTTGAGATTTACGTTTAAAAGGGGCTCCTTCTGGCATTTAATTCATCCTTCTTGGCGCTTTTTCCCACCGCCTGTTCCTAATAATCTCGCCTTTCAACCTGATCTAAGGCGAGCGGGAAGCCGATTGATCAGTGATGGTACTACTGACCTCTGGCAGTTGAATTTCGGCTGGTACGACTTGGAAAGAGACGGCCTGATCAGCTACCGGTGGATAGAGCCCCAGGCCTCGGCCTTCTTCCACTTCACGTCTCCCATTCGGTCTTTTTCCATTATGCTTCGCACTCCATGGGCACAGCAGGAGGTCAAGGTCGTCCTCCGACGGTTGGGAGAGATCGAGCCAGAGTTAGAGGTTTCCTTCACTGCCTCCTCATCGTGGGAGGAGCGGGTTTGCTCTTTGAACCTGGAGGGAGGGTTTTACGAGCTGATCCTGGTAACCGAAAGAGGTTTTGTGGATCCTTTTCGGAGGACGGTGGGGATAGCGGTTTCCTCCGTCATCTTTTGGTAA